In one window of Helianthus annuus cultivar XRQ/B chromosome 17, HanXRQr2.0-SUNRISE, whole genome shotgun sequence DNA:
- the LOC110922926 gene encoding probable flavin-containing monooxygenase 1, with protein sequence MDKKQVVIVGAGISGLLACKYCLSKGLNPTVFDLESGIGGVWAKTIKTTRLQAPKDLYQFSDFPWPDSVVDVFPTHQQMLEYFHSYATRFDLMPHIKLQSRVNSISYDGPSSQAWSLWNGIGEMSSTKGKWNVSVTDTRTATTRVYIADFVILCLGRFKDVPNMPKFPVGKGPEIFRGEAIHSMEYAAMDDDKAEAFVKGKKVVIVGFGKTGLDIARECASINGPEHPCTIVYRRDHWKLPDWAPWGIPLTYLYFNRFSELLVHKPGEGFVLNLLATLLSPLRWGVSKFVESYIKSKLPLAKFDMVPQHSFEKDTRSCLILYMPEPDNFFDAVEEKSIQLKKSQSFSFYEKGIFIDEDNTQIEAEIVIFATGFRGVEKLKDIFESSTFGDFISGSPRVPLYRECIHPQIPQLAVIGFSESLSNMYISEMRAKWVVSLLEGAFKLPSVNEMEKDVARWDEYMKQSIEEYHYRSSVGALEIWYNDQLCKDMGMSRLRKKGPFANLFEPHGPLDYVSP encoded by the exons atggataagaagcaagtggtCATCGTCGGAGCCGGAATCAGCGGCCTGCTCGCCTGCAAATACTGTCTCTCCAAAGGATTGAACCCGACTGTGTTCGATTTAGAATCCGGCATTGGTGGTGTATGGGCTAAAACCATCAAAACCACAAGGCTCCAAGCACCTAAAGATTTGTACCAGTTTTCTGACTTCCCATGGCCGGATTCCGTTGTCGACGTTTTCCCTACCCACCAACAGATGCTAGAATACTTCCACTCATACGCCACACGCTTTGATCTCATGCCCCACATCAAACTCCAATCGCGTGTGAACAGCATCAGCTACGACGGACCATCATCGCAGGCATGGTCTCTCTGGAATGGCATCGGCGAAATGTCTTCAACTAAAGGCAAGTGGAATGTCAGTGTCACGGACACTAGAACTGCCACCACCCGG GTCTACATTGCCGACTTTGTTATTCTTTGTTTGGGACGGTTCAAAGATGTACCAAACATGCCTAAATTCCCTGTCGGAAAAGGCCCAGAAATATTCCGAGGGGAAGCCATACACTCCATGGAATACGCAGCCATGGATGACGACAAAGCTGAAGCGTTCGTGAAAGGGAAGAAGGTTGTCATCGTGGGGTTCGGGAAAACAGGACTCGACATTGCAAGGGAGTGCGCATCCATCAACG GTCCGGAACATCCATGCACGATAGTTTACCGGCGTGATCATTGGAAATTACCGGACTGGGCTCCATGGGGCATCCCATTGACGTATTTATACTTCAATCGCTTCTCAGAGCTTTTAGTTCATAAACCAGGAGAGGGTTTTGTGCTTAATCTGCTGGCTACATTACTTTCACCTCTA CGTTGGGGAGTCTCAAAGTTTGTGGAAAGCTACATAAAAAGCAAGCTTCCTCTCGCCAAGTTTGACATGGTGCCACAACATAGCTTCGAAAAAGACACCCGCTCGTGTTTGATTCTATACATGCCAGAACCCGACAACTTCTTTGATGCAGTTGAAGAAAAAAGCATCCAGTTGAAGAAATCCCAAAGTTTTAGCTTCTATGAAAAGGGGATTTTTATCGACGAGGACAACACACAAATAGAAGCAGAAATCGTTATTTTTGCTACAGGATTCAGAGGTGTCGAAAAGCTCAAAGATATATTTGAATCATCAACATTTGGTGACTTCATCTCAGGATCACCGCGAGTCCCCCTTTACAG GGAATGCATTCATCCACAAATACCACAATTAGCAGTAATTGGATTCTCTGAAAGTCTTTCCAATATGTATATTTCGGAAATGAGGGCCAAATGGGTGGTATCACTACTTGAAGGCGCGTTTAAGCTACCGAGTGTTAACGAGATGGAGAAAGATGTTGCAAGATGGGATGAATACATGAAACAATCAATTGAGGAATATCATTATCGGTCGTCGGTTGGTGCTTTAGAAATTTGGTATAATGATCAATTGTGCAAAGACATGGGAATGAGCCGACTCAGAAAAAAGGGACCCTTCGCTAACCTTTTTGAACCGCATGGCCCCTTGGACTATGTAAGCCCCTAA